In the Advenella kashmirensis WT001 genome, one interval contains:
- the dxr gene encoding 1-deoxy-D-xylulose-5-phosphate reductoisomerase translates to MQNITIFGATGSIGDSTLDIVRRHPDRFSVYALSAQRRMQKLAQLALEFSAKVVIVPDVDAVDAFREHWPAQRLLPEIRMGERGLCETARDPETDCVVAAIVGIAGLASAFEAAQAGKRILLANKEALVAAGSLFMHTVQTHNAQLLPVDSEHNAIFQCLQNGREKQQIQRLILTASGGPFRDTAISELDHVTPEQACRHPNWSMGQKISVDSATMLNKGLEVIEAHFLFGLAPDKIDVVIHPESTVHSMVEFIDGSLLAQLGNTDMRIPISYVMGYPERIESNTPAFDLRKLQQLNFSLPDFARFPCLKLAFDALHAGQAECIALNAANEIAVAHFLRGGLRFTQIAAVIERALDWQSGQSSSIGHIDDVFQLDLLIRERASAFLPASV, encoded by the coding sequence GTACCCTTGATATTGTGCGCCGGCATCCAGACCGATTCAGCGTGTATGCGCTCAGTGCCCAGCGACGCATGCAGAAACTGGCTCAGCTTGCGTTAGAGTTTTCGGCCAAAGTGGTCATTGTTCCTGACGTCGACGCTGTAGATGCGTTTCGTGAGCACTGGCCTGCCCAGCGGCTGCTGCCTGAAATCAGGATGGGTGAACGCGGCTTGTGTGAAACTGCCAGGGATCCCGAAACAGATTGTGTAGTAGCGGCCATTGTGGGAATCGCTGGCCTGGCTTCGGCGTTCGAAGCGGCGCAGGCGGGCAAGCGTATTTTGCTGGCCAACAAAGAAGCGCTGGTTGCTGCAGGTTCACTATTTATGCACACAGTGCAAACCCATAACGCGCAATTATTGCCGGTCGATAGCGAACACAATGCCATTTTTCAATGCCTGCAAAATGGCAGGGAAAAGCAGCAAATACAACGGTTGATTCTTACTGCTTCGGGCGGCCCATTTCGTGATACAGCCATTAGCGAACTGGACCATGTAACGCCAGAACAGGCTTGCCGTCATCCGAACTGGAGTATGGGACAGAAGATTTCCGTGGATTCGGCAACGATGCTCAATAAAGGCCTGGAGGTGATCGAGGCGCACTTTCTGTTCGGCCTGGCGCCCGACAAGATTGATGTGGTCATTCATCCAGAGAGCACGGTGCACTCCATGGTCGAGTTTATTGACGGTTCGCTGCTGGCGCAGTTGGGCAACACGGATATGCGTATTCCGATTTCCTATGTCATGGGATACCCTGAGCGCATTGAAAGCAATACGCCTGCCTTTGATCTGCGCAAGCTGCAGCAGCTGAATTTCTCGCTCCCCGATTTTGCACGATTTCCCTGTCTGAAGCTGGCCTTTGACGCGTTGCACGCAGGGCAGGCCGAGTGCATTGCCCTGAATGCCGCAAACGAAATCGCCGTCGCCCATTTTCTGCGGGGCGGCTTGCGTTTCACCCAAATTGCAGCTGTGATTGAGCGGGCGCTGGACTGGCAAAGCGGCCAGAGCAGCTCGATCGGCCACATTGATGATGTTTTCCAGCTTGACCTCCTGATACGCGAACGCGCCAGTGCGTTTTTACCTGCTTCGGTTTGA
- a CDS encoding site-2 protease family protein, which yields MLSSIVFFIVTISIVVVFHELGHYLAARFCGVHVERFSLGFGKVLLSRRDARGTEWVISALPLGGYVKPLAEPDTGAMARLAGRHE from the coding sequence ATGCTTTCCAGTATTGTTTTTTTCATTGTCACGATCAGTATCGTGGTGGTTTTTCATGAGCTGGGGCACTACCTGGCAGCACGCTTTTGTGGTGTTCATGTCGAACGGTTTTCACTTGGCTTTGGCAAAGTGTTGCTTAGCCGGCGCGATGCCCGAGGTACGGAATGGGTCATTTCGGCGTTGCCGCTGGGCGGCTACGTAAAGCCCCTGGCTGAACCCGATACCGGTGCCATGGCACGGCTGGCAGGGCGCCATGAGTGA
- the rseP gene encoding RIP metalloprotease RseP — MSEKSPWQRMLIFAAGPAFSLLLGILIYSVMYMAGSNVPQAILGAPAAGTPAQVAGVKKGDRVIGINGSNIDSWTQLQQQLLEPMILGQSVTLQLRDQSNSDRDVTIALLPAPKDLEGVNLSTLNGLDIDAPPPSAAQVIAGGAGEAAGMKQGDVIVQAGARTDLNARAFIEEIEKNAGQRVPLVVLRDGQRLALNVTPRPTKGPDGVSQGKIGVALQSGYPMTFVRYGLFESVALATTRTLDTAWFSVKMLGKMVIGQVSWKNISGPVTIADYAGKSASLGFERFIEFIALITISIGVLNLIPIPGLDGGQMLFAFFEIVRGRPLPAFVQEKGLAFGYMLLLALMVVAFLNDVMRITG; from the coding sequence ATGAGTGAAAAATCTCCCTGGCAGCGCATGCTGATTTTTGCTGCGGGTCCGGCCTTCAGCCTGTTGCTGGGCATTCTCATTTATTCGGTTATGTATATGGCGGGCAGCAACGTGCCTCAGGCGATCCTGGGCGCGCCGGCTGCCGGAACCCCGGCCCAGGTTGCGGGCGTCAAGAAGGGTGATCGGGTGATCGGAATCAATGGCAGCAACATCGATTCCTGGACCCAGTTGCAGCAACAATTGCTGGAACCCATGATTCTGGGTCAGTCGGTCACATTGCAATTGCGGGACCAAAGCAATAGCGATCGCGACGTGACGATCGCCTTGCTGCCGGCCCCGAAGGATCTCGAAGGGGTCAATCTGTCCACGCTGAACGGGCTCGATATTGACGCGCCGCCGCCCAGTGCTGCGCAGGTTATCGCCGGCGGCGCCGGAGAGGCTGCCGGAATGAAGCAGGGGGATGTCATTGTACAGGCGGGCGCTCGTACCGATCTGAATGCGCGTGCATTTATCGAGGAAATCGAGAAAAATGCGGGCCAGCGTGTGCCGCTGGTTGTGTTGCGCGATGGCCAGCGCCTGGCGCTCAATGTAACGCCACGCCCGACAAAAGGCCCCGATGGCGTTTCGCAGGGTAAAATCGGCGTGGCGTTGCAGTCGGGCTATCCAATGACATTCGTGCGCTACGGGTTGTTTGAAAGTGTGGCCCTGGCCACCACGAGAACGCTTGATACCGCCTGGTTTTCAGTGAAAATGCTGGGCAAAATGGTGATCGGGCAGGTGTCCTGGAAAAATATCAGCGGGCCTGTCACCATTGCCGACTACGCGGGCAAATCAGCCAGCCTGGGGTTCGAGCGATTCATTGAGTTTATTGCGCTGATCACCATTAGTATCGGTGTGCTCAATCTTATTCCGATTCCCGGCCTGGATGGCGGGCAAATGCTGTTTGCTTTTTTCGAAATTGTGCGGGGTCGTCCTTTGCCGGCATTTGTGCAGGAGAAGGGCCTGGCATTTGGTTATATGCTGTTGCTCGCCCTGATGGTGGTGGCATTTCTCAATGATGTCATGAGAATTACCGGGTAA
- the bamA gene encoding outer membrane protein assembly factor BamA, which yields MSLRQLSSMKKKAIPALIAMLILPQASFAFAPFVVQDIQVKGLRSTDPATLFNYVPARVGKQFTEEQATDSVKRLYATGLFNDVNISTRNRIVYVNVVERPVISSVTFDGMKAFDSKTITETLSGVGFGAGRAYDEALLERAKNEIRSQYVSKGHYGTEVNSAITPLPNNRVGISFNVQESSISRIRDIHFVGNEAFSEGTLRDQMDMTTPGYMTWYTGSDKYSREKLDKDTESIRKYYLDRGYLDFSMDSPQVNITPDREDISINLTVNEGKPYKLRKVQLAGNLMGLNNELQALIEPKPGETYSEERAQKTTDAIKSYLGGLGYAFANVNANPVTDKETQEADLTFFVDPGRRVYVNRINIGGNVRTRDEVIRREMRQQEAGWYDENRLSQSKDRVNRLGYFNSVDVTQMPVAGTDDQVDVNVDVKEKPTGLINLGVGYGTTDKLSFTAGISQENVFGSGTDLGLQVNTSKRQRNISLTHTDPYWTTSGISRTTSLYYRTETPLNYNVEQDEDSYRTRTIGLGMNFGVPISENDRIIMGATFENSKITLPGENSGYLIPKAYRDFVDDYGESTNVLMLNLGWRKDTRDNALAPTRGYLSSVQGTLGVGDLKYYMLSAQQQYYLPLGKDYTLAFNLSADYGRSLSKDKPFPVIKNIYAGGIGSVRGYEGASLGARDPVSGDYLGGSTRVVGNVQLYLPFPGTHNDRTLRWFVFADAGKVGTTGKASCTTGNADEGGIVEDPCGWRYSAGVGLSWQSPLGPLEISYAHPISPKPGDNKQKFQFQIGTSF from the coding sequence ATGTCTTTGAGACAGCTTAGTTCAATGAAAAAGAAAGCGATCCCGGCTCTGATCGCGATGCTCATTCTTCCGCAAGCATCTTTTGCATTTGCGCCATTCGTGGTGCAGGATATTCAGGTAAAAGGATTGCGCAGTACCGATCCGGCTACCCTGTTCAATTACGTTCCAGCCCGTGTTGGTAAACAGTTTACAGAAGAGCAGGCCACAGATTCGGTCAAACGGCTTTATGCCACAGGCCTGTTCAATGATGTCAATATTTCCACGCGTAACCGTATCGTATATGTGAATGTGGTAGAGCGCCCGGTTATTTCATCGGTCACGTTCGACGGAATGAAGGCATTCGATAGCAAAACCATTACTGAAACACTGTCCGGTGTTGGCTTCGGTGCAGGTCGGGCTTATGATGAAGCCTTGCTTGAGCGCGCCAAAAACGAGATCCGCTCGCAATATGTTTCAAAGGGCCATTACGGTACCGAAGTCAATTCAGCCATCACCCCTTTGCCCAATAATCGGGTTGGCATCAGCTTTAATGTGCAGGAAAGCAGCATTTCCCGTATCCGGGACATCCATTTTGTAGGTAATGAAGCGTTTTCCGAAGGAACACTGCGTGACCAGATGGATATGACCACACCGGGTTATATGACCTGGTATACAGGTTCGGACAAATATTCGCGTGAAAAACTGGATAAGGATACTGAGTCTATCCGCAAATATTACCTTGATCGCGGCTATCTGGATTTTTCAATGGATTCGCCACAGGTCAATATCACCCCTGATCGTGAAGATATTTCAATCAACCTGACCGTCAACGAAGGCAAACCGTACAAGCTGCGCAAAGTACAGCTGGCGGGGAATCTGATGGGGCTGAACAACGAACTGCAGGCGCTGATCGAACCCAAGCCCGGTGAAACGTACAGTGAAGAACGGGCACAGAAAACCACCGATGCCATCAAGAGCTATCTGGGTGGTCTGGGTTATGCGTTTGCCAACGTTAATGCCAATCCGGTGACCGATAAGGAAACCCAGGAAGCTGACCTGACCTTTTTTGTGGATCCTGGTCGCCGCGTATATGTAAACCGTATCAATATTGGCGGCAACGTACGTACGCGTGATGAAGTTATCCGTCGTGAAATGCGTCAGCAGGAAGCGGGATGGTATGACGAAAACCGACTTTCCCAATCCAAGGATCGGGTCAATCGCCTGGGTTATTTCAACAGCGTTGACGTAACCCAGATGCCGGTTGCCGGCACAGACGACCAGGTTGACGTGAATGTAGACGTCAAGGAAAAACCAACAGGCCTGATCAATCTTGGTGTGGGCTACGGTACTACCGACAAGCTGTCGTTTACCGCAGGCATCAGCCAGGAAAACGTTTTTGGTTCCGGCACCGATCTTGGTTTGCAGGTCAATACCAGCAAACGTCAACGTAATATCAGCCTGACCCACACAGACCCTTACTGGACAACCAGTGGTATCAGTCGTACGACCTCGCTGTATTACCGTACCGAAACACCGCTAAACTATAACGTTGAGCAGGACGAAGATTCTTACCGCACCCGTACGATCGGCCTGGGCATGAACTTTGGCGTACCTATTTCCGAAAATGACCGGATTATCATGGGCGCTACATTCGAGAACAGCAAAATTACTTTGCCGGGCGAAAACTCCGGCTATCTGATTCCCAAGGCGTATCGTGACTTTGTAGATGATTATGGCGAGTCTACCAATGTGCTGATGCTCAATCTGGGCTGGAGAAAGGATACCCGTGACAATGCGCTGGCACCAACGCGCGGCTATCTGAGCTCCGTACAAGGTACACTGGGCGTGGGTGACCTGAAATATTATATGTTAAGCGCTCAACAGCAGTATTACCTGCCCCTGGGCAAGGACTACACGCTGGCGTTCAATCTGAGTGCCGACTATGGTCGTTCACTGTCCAAGGACAAGCCATTCCCTGTCATCAAGAACATCTATGCCGGTGGTATCGGCTCGGTGCGCGGTTATGAAGGCGCTTCCCTGGGTGCGCGCGATCCGGTATCCGGGGATTATCTGGGTGGCTCAACCCGGGTTGTTGGTAATGTACAATTGTATCTTCCATTCCCCGGCACGCATAATGACCGCACATTGCGCTGGTTTGTCTTTGCCGATGCTGGTAAGGTGGGAACAACAGGCAAGGCAAGCTGCACCACTGGTAATGCTGATGAAGGCGGGATTGTCGAAGATCCTTGCGGCTGGCGTTATTCGGCCGGTGTGGGTCTGTCTTGGCAGTCACCGTTGGGGCCGTTGGAAATTTCTTACGCCCATCCGATCAGTCCCAAGCCTGGTGATAACAAGCAGAAATTCCAATTCCAGATTGGTACGTCATTTTGA
- a CDS encoding OmpH family outer membrane protein: MSFSLAHTKFNKRTINQLLVATVLGVSASSVAFAQTAGKAADKKPANASSASAATESAPVSNIKIGFVNTEKILRDSAPAKDAQTKIEGEFKKRDAELQKLAGTLRTKYESFDKNAPVMSDADRTKAQRELSDLDTDLQRKRREFQEDFNRRRNEAFSGIVEKANAAIKNIAEKQNYDLIVQDAVTVSPRIDITDTVIKALDNGK; the protein is encoded by the coding sequence ATGAGTTTTAGCTTGGCACATACGAAGTTCAACAAACGCACAATTAACCAGTTGCTTGTGGCTACTGTGCTCGGCGTTTCTGCATCTTCTGTTGCATTTGCACAAACTGCCGGCAAAGCTGCAGACAAAAAACCGGCAAATGCGTCTTCAGCATCAGCCGCGACTGAAAGTGCTCCGGTTTCCAATATCAAAATTGGTTTCGTCAATACGGAAAAGATCCTGCGCGATTCAGCACCCGCGAAAGACGCCCAGACTAAAATCGAAGGCGAATTCAAAAAACGCGATGCTGAACTTCAGAAGCTGGCCGGTACGCTGCGCACCAAATACGAAAGTTTCGACAAGAACGCGCCCGTCATGTCCGATGCTGATCGGACCAAGGCCCAGCGCGAACTGTCCGATCTTGATACCGACCTGCAGCGCAAGCGTCGCGAGTTCCAGGAAGACTTTAATCGTCGCCGTAACGAAGCCTTTTCCGGTATTGTCGAGAAAGCAAACGCAGCGATCAAAAACATTGCTGAAAAACAGAATTACGATCTGATCGTGCAGGATGCGGTAACTGTCAGTCCACGTATTGATATCACCGATACTGTTATCAAAGCTCTCGACAACGGTAAATAA
- the lpxA gene encoding acyl-ACP--UDP-N-acetylglucosamine O-acyltransferase, with product MTKLIDSTAIIHDGAKLHPSVKVGAYSIIHSNVTIGEGTVVGEHCVIDGLTTIGKNNVFYRFCSIGGNPQDKKYSGEQTSLEIGDCNTIREFVTINTGTAQDVGTTRLGDDNWIMAYVHIAHDCQIGSHTILANSVQLAGHIHIDDWAIVGGSSAAHQYIHIGAHSMTGGMSAIRQDIPPYILGAGQPYRPAGINSEGLKRRGFTPEQIHAIKDAYKIIYMRKLSTADAAEEIVRYQQDHPDTASVLDPFVSFFETASRGVSRG from the coding sequence ATGACCAAACTTATTGATTCCACCGCCATTATTCATGATGGCGCAAAACTGCATCCTTCGGTGAAGGTGGGCGCCTATTCCATTATCCACAGCAACGTCACTATCGGTGAGGGCACCGTTGTTGGCGAACATTGCGTCATAGATGGTCTGACAACAATTGGCAAAAACAATGTGTTCTACCGTTTTTGTTCGATCGGCGGCAACCCGCAGGACAAGAAATATTCAGGTGAACAAACGTCGCTGGAAATTGGCGATTGCAACACTATCCGCGAGTTTGTGACCATCAATACCGGGACGGCACAGGATGTGGGTACCACTCGCCTGGGGGATGACAACTGGATCATGGCGTACGTACATATCGCTCATGATTGCCAGATCGGCAGCCACACCATTCTGGCCAATTCCGTGCAACTGGCCGGCCACATTCATATTGACGACTGGGCCATTGTTGGCGGCAGCTCCGCTGCACATCAATACATTCATATTGGTGCCCACTCCATGACCGGCGGCATGAGTGCAATTCGCCAGGACATTCCTCCTTATATTCTGGGCGCTGGCCAACCCTATCGACCCGCGGGTATCAATTCCGAAGGGCTAAAGCGTCGCGGATTCACGCCAGAACAGATTCATGCCATCAAAGACGCCTATAAGATCATTTATATGCGCAAGCTGAGTACGGCTGACGCTGCCGAGGAAATCGTGCGCTATCAGCAGGATCATCCTGATACCGCCAGCGTGCTCGATCCGTTCGTGAGCTTCTTCGAAACAGCCTCGCGTGGCGTTAGCCGGGGATGA
- the lpxB gene encoding lipid-A-disaccharide synthase: MSLVLSMVAGEPSGDLLASRIIQGIRARDPGLQVSGIGGPEMQQQGMQLLYPMDDLSVFGYVDALKNLPRLIHTHLRFRSSVLKLRPDVFVGVDAPDFNLRLEHHLRQRGIPTVHFVGPSIWAWRYERIHKIRAAVSHMLVLFPFEEEIYRKEGVPVTYVGHPLAAQIPAQPDKIRARLRLGMDPDGAVLAILPGSRASEIAELAPRFLQAASLLQKDDPSLRFIVPLVNEARQAQFNAIAERHPVKNLQCFRSRVADQPIAWDIMEACDAALVASGTATLETALFQRPMVISYVLTPLMRRLMEWKAGQAGPTLPWVGLPNVLLREFAVPELLQEAATPVNLANACVRALTDTTYIEQTEAKFRQLHRELNRDTATLAAEAILATANG, translated from the coding sequence ATGAGTCTGGTCTTGTCGATGGTGGCGGGCGAACCTTCCGGTGATCTGCTCGCCTCCAGGATCATACAAGGTATTCGCGCGCGCGATCCGGGGCTGCAGGTCTCGGGAATCGGTGGTCCTGAGATGCAGCAGCAGGGCATGCAGTTGCTGTATCCGATGGACGATCTGTCCGTATTCGGATATGTAGATGCGCTCAAAAACCTCCCCCGGCTTATCCATACGCATTTGCGTTTTCGTTCCTCGGTACTGAAGCTGAGGCCGGACGTCTTTGTTGGTGTAGACGCGCCCGATTTTAATCTTCGTCTTGAGCACCATCTTCGCCAGCGCGGCATTCCAACTGTTCATTTTGTCGGACCATCCATTTGGGCATGGCGCTACGAAAGAATTCACAAGATCCGCGCCGCCGTGTCCCACATGCTGGTGCTGTTTCCCTTTGAGGAAGAAATCTATCGCAAGGAAGGCGTACCGGTAACCTATGTCGGCCATCCGCTGGCTGCGCAGATTCCGGCGCAACCCGATAAAATACGAGCGCGACTACGGCTGGGCATGGACCCGGACGGTGCCGTACTGGCCATTTTGCCCGGCAGCCGCGCCTCGGAAATAGCCGAGCTGGCTCCGCGCTTTTTGCAGGCGGCGAGTCTGCTGCAAAAAGACGACCCGTCGCTGCGGTTTATTGTGCCACTGGTCAATGAGGCCCGTCAGGCCCAGTTCAATGCGATTGCCGAACGCCATCCAGTGAAAAACCTGCAGTGTTTTCGCAGTCGTGTGGCTGATCAGCCCATCGCCTGGGACATTATGGAGGCGTGCGACGCGGCGCTGGTTGCCAGTGGCACGGCGACACTGGAAACTGCGCTATTTCAGCGACCCATGGTTATTTCCTATGTGCTTACACCGCTGATGCGACGGCTGATGGAGTGGAAAGCCGGTCAGGCGGGGCCTACGCTGCCGTGGGTTGGCCTGCCCAATGTGCTGCTGCGTGAATTCGCGGTGCCCGAGTTGCTGCAGGAAGCGGCCACTCCCGTTAATCTGGCTAACGCATGCGTACGGGCACTGACTGACACAACATATATTGAACAAACCGAAGCGAAATTTCGCCAGTTGCATCGCGAGCTCAATCGCGACACGGCAACACTGGCTGCGGAGGCGATTCTTGCGACAGCGAACGGCTGA
- the rnhB gene encoding ribonuclease HII: protein MTAGIDEAGRGPLAGDVFAAAVILDPGRRINGLADSKTLTAAKRESLALRIRDKALAWSIASASVAEIDQLNILGATMLAMRRAFEGLGASYDQQRAELVLIDGNQVPKGLGVPCHAVIKGDALHACISAASILAKTARDAQLLQLHVQYPQYAFDQHKGYGTALHLARLKVHGPCPVHRSTFAPVRTLISLQTNEGVLA, encoded by the coding sequence ATGACTGCGGGTATCGACGAAGCGGGCAGGGGGCCGTTGGCCGGGGATGTCTTCGCTGCCGCAGTTATTCTGGATCCTGGCCGTCGTATCAATGGGCTGGCTGACTCAAAAACACTGACCGCAGCCAAGCGTGAAAGCCTGGCACTGCGCATTCGTGACAAAGCGCTGGCTTGGTCCATCGCCAGCGCCAGCGTTGCGGAAATAGACCAGTTGAATATTCTGGGCGCCACCATGCTGGCCATGAGACGTGCATTCGAAGGGCTGGGGGCTTCTTATGACCAACAGCGCGCAGAATTGGTATTGATTGACGGGAACCAGGTACCAAAGGGGCTGGGTGTGCCATGCCACGCCGTGATCAAAGGTGATGCCTTGCATGCATGCATTTCCGCTGCATCCATATTGGCAAAAACAGCCAGGGATGCGCAACTGCTGCAATTGCATGTTCAGTATCCTCAATATGCATTTGATCAGCATAAAGGCTATGGCACCGCGCTGCATCTGGCTCGACTGAAAGTGCACGGACCCTGTCCGGTGCATCGTAGTACATTTGCGCCAGTTCGAACCCTTATATCGTTACAGACAAACGAGGGCGTTTTGGCGTAA
- a CDS encoding fatty acid desaturase has translation METKFTPIAPDAELPHRKIIRSWLIPISQQNTFRAFLLLFVDYTLLLALLAGTIFLSAWWLKLICALVAGFVIGRLFIIGHDACHQSLTPHRKLNKWIGRIAFLPAVSPYSLWDVGHNVVHHGFTNLKGMDFVWCPKTKEEYDALSPMGRFMERVYRGPLGAGIYYIIEIWWNRMMFPSKGYMGTQRKVFFWDGLLVSIFGLAWLGGVIYAAHATGQSVLMLVAFAWLIPLLFWFYMIGFVVYIQHTHTRVVWHDNRAVWAKAQPFVSTTVHMMFRFKFGALMHHIMEHTAHHVDMSIPLYKLKKAQKTLEDMLPSRIVIQMFSWSWYFRTIKACKLYNYQERYWTDFDGNKSPDVV, from the coding sequence ATGGAAACGAAATTTACCCCTATTGCGCCCGATGCAGAGTTGCCGCACCGGAAAATCATACGCAGCTGGCTGATTCCCATCTCCCAGCAGAATACGTTTCGCGCGTTTCTGCTGCTGTTTGTTGATTACACTTTGCTTTTGGCCCTGCTGGCCGGCACCATCTTTCTGTCTGCATGGTGGCTCAAGCTGATTTGCGCATTGGTGGCCGGTTTCGTGATTGGCCGTTTGTTCATTATCGGACATGATGCCTGCCATCAAAGTCTGACGCCTCATCGCAAGCTCAATAAGTGGATAGGCCGTATCGCCTTTCTGCCCGCAGTATCTCCCTACAGTCTTTGGGATGTAGGGCACAATGTGGTGCACCACGGTTTTACCAATCTGAAGGGCATGGATTTTGTCTGGTGCCCGAAGACAAAAGAAGAATATGACGCCCTGTCACCCATGGGGCGTTTCATGGAACGCGTTTATCGCGGTCCGCTTGGCGCCGGCATCTACTACATCATTGAGATCTGGTGGAACCGCATGATGTTCCCCAGCAAGGGATATATGGGTACTCAGCGCAAGGTGTTCTTCTGGGACGGCTTGCTGGTAAGCATTTTCGGACTGGCCTGGCTTGGCGGCGTGATCTACGCAGCACATGCAACCGGACAATCCGTCCTCATGCTGGTGGCCTTTGCCTGGTTGATTCCGTTGCTGTTCTGGTTTTACATGATCGGCTTCGTGGTATACATTCAGCACACGCATACCCGGGTGGTCTGGCATGACAACCGTGCAGTCTGGGCCAAAGCACAGCCTTTTGTTTCAACGACTGTCCACATGATGTTCCGGTTCAAGTTCGGTGCGCTCATGCACCATATCATGGAGCACACCGCGCACCACGTTGACATGAGTATCCCGTTGTACAAGCTTAAAAAAGCGCAGAAAACGCTGGAAGACATGTTGCCCAGCCGGATCGTCATTCAGATGTTCAGCTGGTCATGGTACTTTCGCACCATCAAGGCGTGCAAACTGTATAACTACCAGGAAAGATACTGGACCGATTTTGACGGCAACAAATCGCCCGACGTCGTTTAA